The DNA window gcctgcgacttcaaccgcgtggatctaggtttatAAAAAATCTCGGGAGAACTCTATAactttccgggacaaaaagtagcttatattttTCTCCGGCATGTACCTCAgtttatctctgtaccaaatagatgatgcacTTCGGTCTGATTTCCCtcgacaaaagtagcctatgtctgtccccgggatacaagctatttctgtacccgtccggatgggctgtgaaaagaaaagaaaggaaAGGGCCCAAATCatccgtttaaatgtttttacgaaatttggtacagagatggacGGGCTACGGTTAAAGAAAGAGGTagtttttgtcctggaaaatcaagtttccacgggatttaaaaaacctacaatCACGCGAGCGAAaccccgggcatcagctagtcataataTAATCCTCAAAGAATCTTAACTACCTAGCTATAGCTAGTTAAAAACTCCGTCAGTTAAAAGGTCCACTCCTGGTAGCTCCTGGATGCCCATCAAATCAGCATTGCCACGttgaatggcgatggacaaaATCATTGGAACCTCTGTTTTTTGCGACAAGAAAAATGGTACCTAATGCGAGTTGATACTTCTAAATAGAAGCCGAACCGAAGAACCGaataaaaaataggtaggtaggtaggtacaaagtttTCTGAATGGTGCCCAAATATGGATTCCATCTTAAgcattctttatttatttagtcatTTTCCCCTACCCTTTATTTGTAACTGAGAAATAGTATCGTTGAATATTGGAACCCATAAGCTACCTTGTTCTTATGCCGAATAATGCCAGGCGTAACAATAAAAGATTCATCAGGGTCGAAATACACCAAATCTGCCTCTAGACCTGGCTTTAGAGTTCCTTTGCGGTCTTGCAAGCCGCACAAGTTAGCGGGCCCAGCGCTCAAGTATTTGCTTATAGACCTCAAGTCCAAGCCTCTGTGTGATGCTTGTGTCCAAAATAATGAAAGACCTGAAAATGCAAAGTGAATTAGCATTCTTATAGCAATATTATATATAGCAATATTGAATATCTATTAATTGCAGATTTAGTCTgagactgagatctatagagcggactttgactttgctccaaaagagacagatttatgtgagagatatagctctgtcttaagtctaagcaaagtcagagtgcgctctatagatttcgcCCTGAGTGACTGGCataagactttggtcttcaagcactgaggaattttggacgagaagacatccGAAAGCTTTCCAAACGCTGCCCATCCGATTTGGATTCGGCAGCAAACCTTTTTCACAAAATTGGATCTGGATATGGATTGTGTGTCCCAGGTATACaatcgtctacaatttcgagtgcgtCTTCAACCAGTGCGTATTGCCAGTAATAAGAAAGCTCATTGTCACTCAGAAAGCGCTGggaagagctatgcttggagttctcAACGTGATCAAATCCGAAATCAGGTGATTTATAGGAGAAACCAGAGTAATTGACATAGACATAAGCGGTTACGAttctgaagtagcaatgggcaggatacatagttcgaaaaaattATAGACGTTGGCGTCCTAAGACCTTGGCTTAGAATTGCAtgatgacatcaaacgaatcgcagggaaccgctgggatttaggcggcgcgaatccgtggcgtgtggaaaatCATACAAGAGACCAGTGATAGAGATATCCAGCACTGACTGATACAAAATAGgtgcaaataattaattatgtaattacttTACTTATTACACTATTTcttaatgaattaatttttgaGACTGAAACACATTCGTTTATTGGGTAGACATAAATATTAGGTTATACCGAATTGCACTGAAGAAATGCCACCCCAAGCTTCTAAAGTGTTACTGCATTTAAGATCAGGTGTACAGGGTGAATGATCCGATACAACCAGGTCCAATTTATCATCTAGCAAATATTTCCATAGCTTCTcctgtaacaaaaaaattacaaatagtataagtataaggcgtaggtacttatcatcgacgacctccctggccgCAGAGGTGAACGCTTGGGTCTAATAAGTGGAAGGTTCCTAGTTCGAttgcaggggcaatttgggaatttataatttctaaattgtcaagcgatttagcgttccagtacgatgccgtgtagaaaccgataaggggtatgagTTTTCTAAaatagcccgcttccatcttacactgcgtcatcacttaccacgaaGTGCGAttgctgtcaagggctaacttgtaatagagtaaaaaaattgttttgaggTTCGTGGAGAAGCTCAAAAGGGTAAGGTCCCTACAACGGATTGCGGTACGGGTTCCTAGGTGcgtaaatagaaatagaaatagaaatagtgtttatttgctagaatgtggtatgTATGCGTGTACATGAAGCGATTATGTATGCCCTTACGTAGTGCCTTTGTATCAAGGGATGGCTCAAACTATTTCAATAGGTAGTCACATTGTCGACTCCAAGGAGCTCCTAACTGATGTTCAGTTAATGAGCAAAGGTAACCTTATTATCAGCGTCTCGTATCGGAGGGGCACACTTGTACTCGCTGTGCCCTCTGGGAACGTCGCTAGCACTTAATGTGAGGTAATGGTGGCAGGTCTCCGCGGTGACTCCACCCCGCCATGCCTGGTGACCCTTAGCGAGGCGTGAGGCGCGAGCTTTCTCCAACAATGGAACTACAGTTGCCGAAGACACGTGAACTACATGAACACGTACgctgaaaaataatatatgtactACTTAGTTtacttcaaagtaaaattatatgtacctactacttataaaagtagatgatacccgcgacttcgtcggggtggatattttttttaaagaatattaacgatgtttatcatgactaatattcccctttcccctccaacaaagcgtaaagcttgtgttaggagtaggtacgacaatcgTGCAACGGTTGAGGTTTGAACCGCGGACCTTTctgaattcagtccgctccttaaccgttgagctattaagactatttagattttttttaatcccgtgaaaactctttgattttccgggataacaagtacCTAGTCTATGTCCGTCACCAGGATGCAAGCAAACTCTGCACCAATTAGATGaactttttataaatcccgAGGGGAACTCTTTCGTTTTaggggaccaaaagtagccaaTGACCTTGCCCTGGATGCAAACTacttatctctgtaccaaacgtcatggggcgtgaaaagctagcagacagagattTATAATTATACACTTTCGCTTACTGCTCTGGGTTTAAGGCAAGGTTATTCTCCTACAAACTAAAAAACGTAAAAAACCTAGTAATAAACTATGTAACTAATTAAAATGTCGTGTatagtaatagggtcttggactgtagtaataaaatgaaatgattattttgtatagtggtagtctATGGGGCTAGCCTaggattcattattaaagagaataatttaaaaaacatgatttttattaattttcaacataattaattattattaagtcacGCTGCAATGGAAAGCGGttgatgacgtcacaatgcgtaaacgacaaatatttttcaatttaaaaaaaaaaaaccagcagaaattactctatttttatgctaaaatagtttaaaaatatttgtcgttaacggaatgtgacgtcattattatgttaaaaataaataaaaatcatgattttttaaaatttctaggCCCATAAACTAACTACCACCTCTGTAcaaaaattacatcattttattactacagtccaaaaaCCTATTGGTACGTTATTGCAGCGCGTTCGAGTCAGGCGCTTTTCCGTGCgcctataatattatgcacacAAAGCACCGATGAAAATGATAATGAAAATGTTGAagcagagtacctacctatcaaaaaaTCTTCGGCAATAATATTATTGGCTTAACCTAATCTTGGCTGTAAAtttttggtgaaacaataaatgatttaattatcatcaattattatttattatcatttatttaaataagtcatcaaaTCCCTTATTGTGATACgtatagaataggtaggtatccttgcctttctattttaataaaataaatatacctacttaatattattaacaaaCTTACTCTGTTCTTTCTAGAAAACTCGTAATAAGCGTTATTGCATTAAGTTCCATTCTAGGCGGCCGAGACTCGAGGTACGTCTTATATTCCTCAGgatctaaaaataaagtaagtaggtatacttatattttGACATATCAGATTTATCACgagaaatgaaatattttaatgactTAGCGAGCAGTCATTGAACccatttgt is part of the Maniola hyperantus chromosome 3, iAphHyp1.2, whole genome shotgun sequence genome and encodes:
- the LOC117996297 gene encoding allantoinase-like isoform X2, with the translated sequence MPLNSIPPTTTLENLKTKVKSASGHVYVDVGFWGGVIVGNQDSLRDLVKAGVVGFKCFLCPSGVDEFPNVGAEDLELAFNALEGTGSVLAFHAELDDDNSCGEKNISEQDPEEYKTYLESRPPRMELNAITLITSFLERTDVRVHVVHVSSATVVPLLEKARASRLAKGHQAWRGGVTAETCHHYLTLSASDVPRGHSEYKCAPPIRDADNKEKLWKYLLDDKLDLVVSDHSPCTPDLKCSNTLEAWGGISSVQFGLSLFWTQASHRGLDLRSISKYLSAGPANLCGLQDRKGTLKPGLEADLVYFDPDESFIVTPGIIRHKNKLTPYVGKELKGVVKKTYVRGQLVFGDGDIVGEPKGKLLIREFN